The Aquipuribacter nitratireducens genome has a segment encoding these proteins:
- a CDS encoding WhiB family transcriptional regulator — translation MDWRDRAACLEEDPELFFPIGNTGPAILQIEEAKAVCRRCDVVDTCLKWAIETGQDSGVWGGMSEDERRALKRRAARARRAG, via the coding sequence ATGGACTGGCGTGACCGTGCAGCGTGCCTGGAAGAGGACCCCGAGCTCTTCTTCCCGATCGGCAACACGGGTCCCGCGATCCTGCAGATCGAGGAGGCCAAGGCCGTGTGCCGGCGCTGCGACGTCGTCGACACGTGCCTGAAGTGGGCCATCGAGACCGGCCAGGACTCCGGTGTCTGGGGCGGCATGTCCGAGGACGAGCGCCGCGCCCTCAAGCGGCGCGCCGCCCGCGCCCGCCGCGCCGGCTGA
- a CDS encoding SigB/SigF/SigG family RNA polymerase sigma factor produces MPDVGGTAGGQPHARVEVGTDETGRPDTDPLLAELAGLPETSPRRSELRDAVVTAHLPLVHHIARRFGGRGEPHDDLVQVGTIGLIKAVDRYEPGRGVPFAGYAVPTITGEIRRHFRDRAGTVRLPRRLQEVQVSVTQARETLTHQLGRTPTVEEVAQHAGLDADTVLEVLESAYTLSTVPLDVESGVGDTLGEDDVALDEVLTRETLRPVLARLAPRERRIIALRFVRGMSQSQIAEEVGISQMHVSRLLTKTLARLRAEMTRPGAETD; encoded by the coding sequence GTGCCTGACGTGGGGGGCACCGCCGGGGGGCAGCCGCACGCGCGCGTGGAGGTGGGGACCGACGAGACCGGCCGCCCCGACACCGACCCCCTGCTCGCCGAGCTCGCCGGGCTCCCCGAGACCTCGCCGCGGCGCAGCGAGCTGCGCGACGCGGTCGTGACCGCCCACCTCCCCCTCGTCCACCACATCGCCCGACGCTTCGGCGGCCGCGGCGAGCCCCACGACGACCTCGTCCAGGTCGGCACCATCGGGCTCATCAAGGCGGTCGACCGCTACGAGCCGGGCCGCGGGGTCCCCTTCGCCGGCTACGCCGTCCCCACCATCACCGGCGAGATCCGACGGCACTTCCGCGACCGCGCCGGCACGGTGCGCCTGCCGCGGCGGTTGCAGGAGGTCCAGGTGAGCGTCACCCAGGCGCGCGAGACCCTCACCCACCAGCTCGGTCGTACCCCGACGGTGGAGGAGGTGGCCCAGCACGCCGGCCTCGACGCGGACACCGTCCTGGAGGTCCTCGAGAGCGCCTACACGCTGTCGACGGTGCCGCTCGACGTCGAGTCGGGCGTGGGCGACACGCTCGGCGAGGACGACGTCGCCCTCGACGAGGTCCTCACGAGGGAGACGCTGCGCCCCGTCCTCGCCCGCCTCGCCCCGCGCGAGCGGCGCATCATCGCCCTGCGCTTCGTGCGGGGCATGTCGCAGTCGCAGATCGCCGAGGAGGTCGGCATCAGCCAGATGCACGTGTCGCGGCTGCTGACCAAGACGCTGGCCCGGCTCCGGGCCGAGATGACGCGCCCGGGGGCCGAGACCGACTGA
- a CDS encoding anti-sigma regulatory factor, with the protein MTHVPSAPQQRDGRAPHAATPAAATAPDVVELDLPADAAYLGVVRTACAGLGARLDLTLDEIEDLRIAVDEACTLVLRPGGRDDLADTTDAAPGPATGVRVTSRLRASFSVRDDTLAVRVVGPNPHLPDETSYAWAVLEALAGDVASGTGVGESWISLSHTRLRGA; encoded by the coding sequence ATGACCCACGTCCCATCCGCGCCCCAGCAGCGCGACGGGCGAGCACCCCACGCCGCCACGCCCGCGGCCGCGACGGCCCCTGACGTCGTGGAGCTCGACCTGCCCGCCGACGCCGCGTACCTCGGCGTCGTCCGCACCGCGTGCGCGGGGCTCGGCGCCCGCCTCGACCTCACCCTCGACGAGATCGAGGACCTCCGCATCGCCGTCGACGAGGCGTGCACGCTCGTGCTGCGCCCCGGGGGACGGGACGACCTTGCCGACACGACCGACGCCGCACCGGGACCCGCCACGGGTGTGCGGGTGACGTCCCGCCTGCGGGCCTCCTTCAGCGTGCGCGACGACACGCTCGCCGTCCGCGTCGTCGGGCCCAACCCCCACCTGCCCGACGAGACGAGCTACGCGTGGGCCGTGCTCGAGGCGCTGGCCGGCGACGTCGCGAGCGGCACGGGGGTCGGCGAGTCGTGGATCTCGCTCTCGCACACCCGCCTGCGCGGTGCCTGA
- the prfB gene encoding peptide chain release factor 2, producing MADLRNTLEGVLAVVDVAALRATIEELNEQAAAPDLWDDPGKAAEVTSRLSASQAELERLERAGARVDDLEVLVELAQAEDDADTLAEAEKELAALQSLLGQLEVRTMLSGEYDPRDAVVTIRAGAGGVDAADFAEMLMRMYLRWAEKHGFGTEVYDTSYAEEAGLKSATFKVAAPYAYGTLSVEQGAHRLVRISPFDNQGRRQTSFAEVEVLPVVQEADHIEVPEKDLRVDVYRSSGPGGQSVNTTDSAVRLTHVPTGIVVTCQNEKSQLQNKEAAMRVLQAKLLERARRERQAELDALKSDTGASWGNQMRSYVLHPYQMVKDLRTEFEVNNPDAVLDGDLDGFLDAGIRWRRRQDATV from the coding sequence ATCGCCGACTTGAGGAACACGCTCGAGGGCGTGCTCGCCGTGGTCGACGTCGCCGCGCTGCGGGCCACCATCGAGGAGCTCAACGAGCAGGCGGCCGCGCCGGACCTCTGGGACGACCCCGGCAAGGCGGCCGAGGTGACGAGCCGGCTCTCGGCCTCGCAGGCGGAGCTCGAGCGACTCGAGCGGGCCGGCGCCCGCGTCGACGACCTCGAGGTCCTCGTCGAGCTCGCCCAGGCCGAGGACGACGCCGACACCCTCGCGGAGGCCGAGAAGGAGCTGGCGGCGCTGCAGTCGCTGCTCGGCCAGCTCGAGGTCCGCACCATGCTGTCCGGGGAGTACGACCCGCGCGACGCCGTCGTGACGATCCGCGCGGGCGCCGGCGGCGTCGACGCCGCGGACTTCGCCGAGATGCTCATGCGCATGTACCTGCGGTGGGCCGAGAAGCACGGCTTCGGGACGGAGGTCTACGACACCTCCTACGCTGAGGAGGCGGGGCTGAAGTCCGCGACGTTCAAGGTCGCCGCGCCCTACGCGTACGGGACGCTCAGCGTCGAGCAGGGGGCCCACCGGCTGGTGCGCATCAGCCCCTTCGACAACCAGGGGCGCCGCCAGACGAGCTTCGCCGAGGTCGAGGTCCTCCCCGTGGTGCAGGAGGCCGACCACATCGAGGTGCCGGAGAAGGACCTGCGGGTGGACGTGTACCGCTCCTCGGGGCCGGGCGGCCAGAGCGTCAACACGACCGACTCCGCCGTGCGCCTCACGCACGTGCCGACCGGGATCGTCGTCACGTGCCAGAACGAGAAGTCGCAGCTGCAGAACAAGGAGGCCGCGATGCGGGTCCTCCAGGCGAAGCTGCTCGAGCGCGCACGCCGTGAGCGCCAGGCCGAGCTCGACGCGCTGAAGTCGGACACGGGCGCGAGCTGGGGCAACCAGATGCGCTCGTACGTGCTCCACCCGTACCAGATGGTGAAGGACCTCCGGACCGAGTTCGAGGTCAACAACCCCGACGCCGTCCTCGACGGGGACCTCGACGGCTTCCTCGACGCGGGCATCCGCTGGCGCCGTCGCCAGGACGCGACCGTCTGA
- the ftsX gene encoding permease-like cell division protein FtsX produces MRARFVLTEIGVGLWRNLSITISVVIVTAVSLFFLGSGLLFQRQVDQLRTVVYDEVQVSIFLCGAESTVPSCADGEVTQQQRDEIAAELRDPLIGQYIDSVEYESKQEAYERFLEQFEGSPITENVTAEQLPESFRVRLSDPEQSGTVAAFFEGRAGVESVDDQSDLFEQIFRFLNGATFAAWVLAGAMLIAALLLVATTIRLAAFNRRREIGIMRLVGASKAFIQLPFMLEGIIAATVGALLSSGLLVAFARFFVEGYVGERIQLGGLVGTADAMLIVPWLLLTGVLFAGVSSLITLERYLRV; encoded by the coding sequence ATGAGGGCGCGGTTCGTCCTCACCGAGATCGGCGTCGGGCTGTGGCGCAACCTCTCGATCACGATCTCCGTCGTCATCGTCACCGCGGTCTCGCTCTTCTTCCTCGGCAGCGGCCTGCTGTTCCAGCGCCAGGTCGACCAGCTCCGCACCGTCGTCTACGACGAGGTGCAGGTCTCGATCTTCCTGTGCGGCGCCGAGAGCACGGTGCCGTCGTGCGCCGACGGCGAGGTGACGCAGCAGCAGCGCGACGAGATCGCCGCGGAGCTGCGTGACCCGCTCATCGGCCAGTACATCGACTCCGTGGAGTACGAGTCGAAGCAGGAGGCCTACGAGCGCTTCCTCGAGCAGTTCGAGGGCTCGCCCATCACGGAGAACGTGACGGCCGAGCAGCTGCCCGAGTCGTTCCGGGTGCGGTTGTCGGACCCGGAGCAGTCCGGCACCGTCGCCGCCTTCTTCGAGGGGCGCGCCGGCGTCGAGTCCGTCGACGACCAGTCGGACCTGTTCGAGCAGATCTTCCGCTTCCTCAACGGCGCGACCTTCGCCGCCTGGGTGCTCGCCGGGGCGATGCTGATCGCGGCGCTGCTCCTCGTCGCGACCACGATCCGGTTGGCGGCGTTCAACCGGCGGCGCGAGATCGGCATCATGCGCCTGGTCGGGGCGAGCAAGGCGTTCATCCAGCTGCCGTTCATGCTGGAGGGCATCATCGCGGCGACCGTGGGTGCCTTGCTGTCGAGCGGCCTGCTCGTGGCCTTCGCACGGTTCTTCGTCGAGGGCTACGTGGGTGAACGGATCCAGCTCGGGGGACTGGTCGGGACGGCCGACGCCATGCTGATCGTCCCGTGGCTGCTGCTGACGGGTGTCCTGTTCGCGGGCGTGTCGTCGCTCATAACCCTCGAGCGATACCTCAGGGTGTAG
- a CDS encoding SDR family NAD(P)-dependent oxidoreductase, with protein sequence MNEHPASSDRPLEGRPVLVTGATGGLGGRVARLLGEAGAPLTLVARDQRRLDDLTGVEGARRAVDLTTPEGPAEAVRAALEAHGSLAGVVHAAGVVAFGPVTDVDDDTVDELFLLNALAPLRLLRAAAPALRESAGAHGDAFLVTFSGVVAEHPQKGMAAYSASKAASWALAAAAGDELRRDRVRVLDVRPPHTETGLAEHPVAGEAPRLPAGKDPDDVAARVVRAVLDGDRDLPTSAF encoded by the coding sequence GTGAACGAGCACCCGGCGTCCTCGGACCGTCCGCTCGAGGGCCGCCCCGTCCTCGTCACCGGCGCCACGGGAGGGCTCGGCGGCCGTGTGGCCCGTCTGCTCGGGGAGGCGGGTGCCCCGCTCACGCTGGTCGCGCGCGACCAGCGACGCCTCGACGACCTGACCGGGGTGGAGGGGGCGAGGCGCGCCGTCGACCTCACGACACCGGAAGGGCCGGCCGAGGCCGTACGGGCGGCCCTGGAGGCGCACGGCTCGCTCGCCGGGGTGGTCCACGCGGCCGGCGTCGTCGCCTTCGGACCGGTGACCGACGTCGACGACGACACCGTCGACGAGCTGTTCCTCCTCAACGCGCTGGCCCCCCTCCGCCTCCTGCGGGCGGCGGCACCCGCGCTGCGGGAGTCGGCGGGCGCGCACGGCGACGCCTTCCTCGTGACCTTCTCCGGGGTCGTCGCCGAGCACCCGCAGAAGGGCATGGCGGCGTACTCCGCGAGCAAGGCGGCGTCGTGGGCGCTCGCCGCGGCGGCGGGCGACGAGCTGCGCCGGGACCGCGTGCGCGTCCTCGACGTGCGCCCGCCCCACACGGAGACCGGCCTCGCGGAGCACCCCGTCGCGGGCGAGGCGCCCAGGCTGCCGGCCGGCAAGGACCCGGACGACGTCGCCGCCCGGGTCGTGCGTGCCGTGCTCGACGGGGACCGGGACCTCCCGACGAGCGCCTTCTGA
- the ftsE gene encoding cell division ATP-binding protein FtsE — protein sequence MIRFDNVTKVYKAKQRAALDDVSVNIDRGEFVFLVGASGSGKSSFLRLCLKEERANSGTVHVAGRDLAKLASWKVPRFRRQMGVVFQDFRLLPNKSAAENVAFALQVIGKPKHVTDRTVPEVLQLVGLDGKGDRRPDELSGGEQQRVAIARAFVNRPAILLADEPTGNLDPTTSVGIMKLLDRINKTGTTVVMATHDDEMVDQMRKRVIQLEEGVIVRDEARGVYGGAS from the coding sequence GTGATCCGGTTCGACAACGTCACCAAGGTCTACAAGGCCAAGCAGCGAGCAGCGCTCGACGACGTCTCGGTCAACATCGACCGGGGCGAGTTCGTCTTCCTCGTCGGCGCGTCCGGCTCCGGGAAGTCGAGCTTCCTGCGCCTGTGCCTCAAGGAGGAGCGGGCCAACTCCGGCACCGTCCACGTGGCCGGCCGCGACCTCGCGAAGCTGGCGTCGTGGAAGGTCCCGCGCTTCCGGCGCCAGATGGGGGTCGTGTTCCAGGACTTCCGGCTGCTGCCCAACAAGTCCGCGGCGGAGAACGTCGCCTTCGCGCTGCAGGTGATCGGCAAGCCCAAGCACGTCACCGACCGCACCGTCCCGGAGGTCCTCCAGCTGGTCGGGCTGGACGGCAAGGGGGACCGTCGTCCCGACGAGCTGTCCGGCGGCGAGCAGCAGCGCGTCGCGATCGCCCGCGCCTTCGTCAACCGGCCCGCGATCCTGCTGGCGGACGAGCCGACGGGCAACCTCGACCCGACGACGAGTGTCGGGATCATGAAGCTGCTCGACCGGATCAACAAGACCGGCACGACGGTGGTCATGGCGACGCACGACGACGAGATGGTCGACCAGATGCGCAAGCGCGTCATCCAGCTCGAGGAGGGCGTGATCGTCCGTGACGAGGCGCGCGGCGTCTACGGGGGGGCCTCATGA
- the smpB gene encoding SsrA-binding protein SmpB, with translation MAREQGRTVVATNRKARHDYHIEDTFEAGLVLWGTEVKSLRAGRASLVDGYASVEKGEVWLEGVHIPEYTQGTWTNHAARRRRKLLLHKREIEKLAGALSGTGLTVVPLQLYFKDGRAKVEIAVARGKKAYDKRHALRERQDRREADRAMSAARRRQAAQA, from the coding sequence ATGGCCAGGGAGCAGGGACGCACGGTCGTGGCCACCAACCGCAAGGCCCGGCACGACTACCACATCGAGGACACGTTCGAGGCGGGGCTCGTGCTGTGGGGGACCGAGGTCAAGTCCCTGCGCGCCGGCCGGGCGTCCCTCGTCGACGGGTACGCGTCGGTGGAGAAGGGCGAGGTGTGGCTCGAGGGTGTGCACATCCCCGAGTACACCCAGGGCACGTGGACGAACCACGCCGCGCGGCGCCGCCGGAAGCTGCTCCTCCACAAGCGCGAGATCGAGAAGCTCGCCGGGGCCCTGAGCGGCACCGGCCTGACGGTGGTGCCCCTGCAGCTGTACTTCAAGGACGGTCGGGCCAAGGTCGAGATCGCCGTGGCGCGCGGCAAGAAGGCGTACGACAAGCGGCACGCCCTGCGCGAGCGGCAGGACCGACGTGAGGCCGACCGTGCGATGTCCGCGGCCCGCCGTCGACAGGCCGCGCAGGCCTGA
- a CDS encoding peptidoglycan DD-metalloendopeptidase family protein produces MPRSLVGALGVVLLAAVAVVPQQLPAAAGPVVHPDREEVEQRQDEVERGLAVSEGELAHVNGQLVAASERLAGLQAQVPAARQAVATAEAEAAAARQRDAELAQELVLAEAAVEAAGLELGARTAEADRTQQVVGGVAREVYQGATFNPLQILVEAGSAKDYADMVTFAQVARRSQEQALSQLRTQQVEIRNAEARLEAERVRVEDLKAQAAQQVVVTAAAEEQAREAQAALERLVAEEDAAVRAYEQAKAAEEAEIAELEAENQQLEVQLAAIAEAERKAEEERQRRLEEERRRAAEEAERRRQEELRRQREEAARDNRPPPADPGPAPAPAPDPGPQADGYLSAPVSGARISSNFGYRIHPILGYRKLHTGRDYAAACGTPVRAAASGRVVSAGWGGGYGNLVVISHGRVDGTSLATAYAHLSRIARSGGSVSRGEVIGYIGTTGSSTGCHLHFETREAGVAVDPRNWL; encoded by the coding sequence GTGCCCCGGTCCCTCGTCGGCGCCCTCGGCGTCGTGCTGCTGGCGGCGGTCGCGGTCGTGCCGCAGCAGCTGCCGGCAGCGGCCGGTCCCGTCGTCCACCCGGACCGGGAAGAGGTCGAGCAGCGGCAGGACGAGGTCGAGCGCGGTCTGGCCGTGAGCGAGGGTGAGCTGGCCCACGTCAACGGTCAGCTCGTGGCCGCCTCCGAGCGGCTCGCCGGCCTGCAGGCGCAGGTCCCGGCCGCACGACAGGCGGTCGCGACGGCCGAGGCGGAGGCGGCCGCCGCCAGGCAGCGGGACGCGGAGCTCGCGCAGGAGCTCGTGCTCGCCGAGGCGGCGGTGGAGGCCGCGGGACTCGAGCTCGGGGCGAGGACCGCCGAGGCCGACCGGACGCAGCAGGTGGTGGGCGGGGTCGCGCGCGAGGTGTACCAGGGCGCGACGTTCAACCCCCTGCAGATCCTCGTCGAGGCGGGCAGCGCCAAGGACTACGCGGACATGGTGACGTTCGCCCAGGTCGCTCGACGCAGCCAGGAGCAGGCGCTGTCGCAGCTGCGCACCCAGCAGGTGGAGATCCGTAACGCGGAGGCGCGGCTCGAGGCCGAGCGCGTCCGCGTGGAGGACCTCAAGGCCCAGGCGGCGCAGCAGGTGGTCGTCACGGCCGCCGCGGAGGAGCAGGCCCGCGAGGCGCAGGCCGCCCTCGAGCGGCTCGTCGCCGAGGAGGACGCCGCCGTCCGCGCCTACGAGCAGGCGAAGGCCGCGGAGGAGGCCGAGATCGCGGAGCTGGAGGCGGAGAACCAGCAGCTGGAGGTCCAGCTCGCCGCGATCGCCGAGGCGGAGCGGAAGGCCGAGGAGGAGCGCCAGCGGCGCCTGGAGGAGGAGCGTCGACGCGCTGCCGAGGAGGCCGAGCGCCGCCGTCAGGAGGAGCTGCGGCGGCAGCGGGAGGAGGCGGCCAGGGACAACCGTCCCCCGCCCGCCGACCCCGGACCCGCGCCCGCTCCGGCGCCCGACCCCGGTCCGCAGGCGGACGGGTACCTGTCCGCCCCGGTCTCGGGGGCCCGTATCTCCTCGAACTTCGGGTACCGCATCCACCCGATCCTCGGGTACCGGAAGCTGCACACGGGCCGGGACTACGCCGCGGCCTGCGGCACCCCGGTGAGGGCCGCGGCGAGCGGGCGCGTGGTCTCCGCGGGCTGGGGCGGCGGCTACGGCAACCTCGTGGTCATCAGCCACGGCCGCGTCGACGGCACGTCACTCGCGACGGCCTACGCGCACCTGAGCCGGATCGCGCGCAGCGGCGGGTCGGTGTCCCGGGGCGAGGTCATCGGGTACATCGGCACCACCGGCTCGTCCACCGGCTGCCACCTGCACTTCGAGACCCGCGAGGCCGGGGTCGCGGTGGACCCGCGCAACTGGCTCTGA
- a CDS encoding DUF1684 domain-containing protein: MVTTGATPIPTADRLHVLDWRRRVRDLYEVVRGQPDPTVAHAAWCRGRDELFATHPASPLTPAERTSFRGLPVPPYDPGFRFVVTPEPAEPERLEVVTGTDGVVVFERIGTVALGDLGRLDLWWLAQYGGGLFLPVRDALAGRDGGTFGGGRYVLDTVKGADLGTGGEDELLVDLNFAYNPSCAYDPAWACPLAPPGNRLEAEVPVGELVPAPGP, encoded by the coding sequence GTGGTGACGACGGGGGCCACGCCCATCCCGACGGCGGACCGGCTGCACGTGCTCGACTGGCGTCGGAGGGTCCGCGACCTCTACGAGGTCGTGCGCGGGCAACCCGACCCGACCGTGGCCCACGCGGCGTGGTGCCGGGGACGTGACGAGCTCTTCGCCACGCACCCCGCCTCGCCGCTGACCCCGGCGGAGCGGACGTCCTTCCGCGGCCTCCCGGTGCCGCCGTACGACCCGGGGTTCCGTTTCGTCGTCACCCCGGAACCCGCCGAACCGGAGCGCCTGGAGGTCGTGACGGGGACGGACGGTGTCGTGGTGTTCGAGCGCATCGGCACGGTCGCGCTCGGCGACCTCGGGCGGCTCGACCTCTGGTGGCTCGCCCAGTACGGCGGCGGGCTCTTCCTGCCGGTCCGGGACGCCCTGGCCGGCCGGGACGGCGGCACGTTCGGGGGCGGGCGCTACGTGCTCGACACGGTCAAGGGTGCCGACCTGGGGACCGGCGGCGAGGACGAGCTCCTCGTCGACCTCAACTTCGCGTACAACCCCTCGTGCGCCTACGACCCGGCGTGGGCGTGCCCGCTGGCACCGCCCGGGAACCGCCTGGAGGCCGAGGTGCCCGTCGGGGAGCTCGTGCCCGCGCCGGGCCCTTGA